Genomic window (Xenopus laevis strain J_2021 chromosome 3S, Xenopus_laevis_v10.1, whole genome shotgun sequence):
gacgcgcaccttccaaaaagttcaacttttgtctcgtcggtccacaaggtattttcccaaaagtcttggcaatcattgagatgtttttttagcaaaattgagacgagccttaatgttctttttgcttaaaagtggtttgcgccttggaaatctgccatgcaggccgtttttgcccagtctctttcttatggtggagtcgtgaacactgaccttaattgaggcaagtgaggcctgcagttctttagatgttgtcctggggtcttttgtggcctctcggatgagttgtctctgcgctcttggggtaattttggtcggccggccactcctgggaaggttcaccactgttccatgtttttgccatttgtggataatggctctcactgtggtttgctggagtcccaaagctttagaaatggctttataacctttgaaattgaactcaggtgtgataaaccacagttaagttattttttaacaaggggggcaatcactttttcacacaggcccatgtagatttggagttttttttctcccttaataacgtaaaccttcatttaaaaactgcattttttgttcaattatgttatctttgactaatagttaacggtttttgatgagcagaaacattttagtgtgacaaacatgcaaaagaataagaaatcaggaaggggccaaatagtttttcacaccactgtatatctgttgctcaagtattcattttgggggtatagttttgctttaatattCTTAACCATAAAAACGGAGCAGTTGGGCAAGTTCTAAGTTCTGGACTGAAGAAGTCTCAATTTATCCCTGGACTTGCCTGGACACTGGCTCTACAGCTTGGGCACTGCTTGGTGTTTGTGTTCAGCCATTCAGACGATTTCATCTCTATTGCTTTTATTATCACATTCTTGCCATAGCGCTTCTCCAGCAACTTCTTACCAGCCTCATCTGCCTCCAGGTATTCGTCACGCACTAAGATAAGCTTTACTGGGGACAACATCAAAAGAAAGCCAAGTGAAATGTACTGCTTTACTTCATCACAAAGTAATAATTGTAATATAGGAATATCAGTAAccataatatttttgtatttatttattttccctgagtacttttacattttctatttttcctgCTAAGGTTACAGGATGTTCGTAGGAAATGCACTGACCAGTGTTCCTCAACCTTTACCCTTGAGTCAcattaattgtaaaaagagttggggagcaatacaagcattttttttttgcaacaaggaTAAGCTCCTACTTTAAGGCCAATGAGAGCAacctccaaggggttggagagcaacatgctcacaagccactagttggggatcactcgCATAGATAGTCAGGGTCGCTGACTCTTGACCTTCTTGGGTGCCAAGATTCCTTTGTTTGGCAGATGGGACTGTTTGTATTTGCAAGATACTGTAGCCAGCTTTGGTCTGTATTTCAAACAGGCAGTAGATAAAGGGACCACGTTGTATTGCATTTCAGATTATTAAAagatcagttcagtgtaaaaataaaaactggttaaatagataggctgtgtaaaataaaaaatgtataaaggctggaatggctggatgtctaacataatagccagaacactacttcctgcttttcagctcttgaacgccgagttagtcagtgacatgggacataactgttcagtgagtttgcaattgatcctcagcattcagctcagattcaaaagcaacagttatgacccatgtggcctcccctcaagtctctctaGAGTTTCGAATGCTTAccaactactgctgcacaaatatggcagccccctcatgtaaaagcatcaggcaaaatacctttatggaaaaattataaatagcttgaaagacaatgttatgatacatgtaaaaaaaggtttaatttctggtgtcagtatccctGTTGGGAGCCCCTATTCTGCCCAAGGCAATATTTACCAAAATAAGCACCCATCCCTCATTTAATGCCACTAACCTGTTGTTATATTACAATATGCGACTGCATGGTAGGCCATTTTGCAGAGAGTACAGAAAGCATAATTGCAGTTGGAGCAAATACCCATTGTGCCCCCAGGCTCCAGCACTACTGCAGTTTGGCAGCTGGGACGTGGACAGTACAACACATCTGCCATCAGATCCAGACTGGACTGTAGTAGAAGACGGTCATAGCGGCTGAACAATTTCTCCCCAACTAGCAGCTTCACCTGCAGACAAAGCAATAGATCCTGTAAAAGATATTTACCAAGGTCTGTCCTGCAGCCTCCACTGTCTCTGGGTATCAAAGGCAACAGTCTACAACAGTGTAGAGAAGTGTATCTGCTCCTGTACTCTCCTGTGTGTAGCTGCACatcttcaatctgcattttttaGGAAGGTGTAGTGAAGCTGAtccactcttaaaggaattgtttagtgtaaaaataaaaactgggtaaataaattggctgtgcaaaataaaaaatgtttctaatatagttagttagccaaaaatgtaatgtataaaggctggagtgatttgatgtataacatgtcagtcagaacactacttcctgcttttcagctctcttggtttacactgactggttactctggttaccaggcagtaaccaattagagacttgagggggggccacatgggtcatatctgttgcttttgaatctgagctgaatgctgaggatcaattacaaactcactgaacagaaatgtaccatgtggccccccttcaagtcgctgactaactcagagttatagagctgaaaagcaggaagttggattctggctgttttattagacatctgtttactacagcctttatacattacattattatattagcattttttttattttgcacagcctatttacccagtttttattttcacactgaactattcctttaaggcagagacacacgcaaagattcagggagatttcatagcccggtgacaaatcacctcttctttgggcaactaatctccctgaaaagccttcttgctggctagaatctaaatcaccggcgggatggcactcttcgttttcctaagtcgccccgAATTTTCCTCATGAGTGCTCCAAGTCCCAAACCGACGGCGGTTTagattcttgccggtgggaaggcagtttgtggaaaATAAGTCGCCCGaataagaggcgatttgtcaccaggcaactaactctccccgaatcttcaAGTGTGTCTCTTCCCCCTATACTCTCCTGTTTGTAGCTGCACTGTCAGGCACGCAAGTGTCAGCCTGAGGGCTGGTACACGAAGAGGAGATAAGCTCATTAAAAGTTGAAAGCAAGCAATTTCGGGCAGATCTCAGCCCAAGCGTAGGTACACATAGCTGAGATCGGCCctaaaataatacattacaatatacaatacaatacagttaAGGAAAGGCCAACACAATGGGCTGTGCATACCTGAGTGTGTTTTAAATTGTTAACGGTTTTTCATGGGACATTGATCCAGGCTGAGGTTCTTTCTTTGTATGTGCAGTGCCCCAATCAAATTGTTTTCTGAAGGTATCCCTTTTAGTAGCTTATGCACTAAAGACAGATGAACGTACTGCACATACAAAGGTCTAGAAGCCTGACGGAGGCCACTGAACCGCTTTCTGAAGAGAAGCAGTGGCCTGTGGAAAAAAGTTAGCAATTTTATAAACTGGGGAGCATAACACTGTAAATGTATTACCTGTGCAGGTGTAGCAACAGAAGAACACTTTGGCTCGGGACAGTTAAGAGCCTGGACCTGCCCATCGCGTATTTGAACTGTATAATAATCTTTAAGGCAGACATTGCAATAGATATGCTGACAGTCCTTAAAGTGAGTGCACTCGCTGCCCAGCTTTTCTGAGAAGCAAATGTTGCACATATAGGATTTACTATCAAAGCACTTCTTCAACTGAGCTTCATTAAAGTCCAAGATACActcaataagggcagagacagattcCACGTCCTGGATAGCGCGTTTGTCCCAAATCTCTGCTTGTGCAGAGCCTGTGGCACAACAAGTATCATATGTCTCACCGTTGTTATTATTTGTGCTGTGAGATCCAAACTCACAAACTGGTATTTCATATGGTGAGTTAATCTTTAAATAATCCAGAGTCTCCTCCTTGAAAAACTGCATCCAAGCAAACAAAACTACACCTCCTGCGTATTCCTCCCATAGGTCATCCAAGCGCTGACACAGCGAGGCAAGCTGGGATAAACATAAACAGAGATTTATTCATGGCTTCTTGTCTCCTACTCTTCATCTCCATGTACCTGCAACTAGGCAAAATCTAACTATAAAAGATTTTAatttaaacagaacaaaaaactgttttgagTAGGTATTTGTTAGGCATCTAATCACTAACCTTGGACCtcaggccagtgctccttttcAATGAAAAACGCACCAAGCTGGAGTACTTTCTATGGCAGGGCCATACCACCAAATTTCCCAATGATTCTTTGCAATGGCCAAGAACAGCATAGCACAGGCAGGCATTGTAAGTTTTGGGTAATATAGTCTTATTCAAGCAAAATAAGACTATATTGCCCCTGTCACTGGGGTGTGCCTAATAAATTGCCACTGTTCCGACCAGTCAGTTTTActatacttgccctttaaatgcttACAAACACAATAATCCACTAGTATATTGGCTAAATGCAGATGTTTAATTGGTTTAGATAGGATGCTGTTCCTATGTTACTACATAAGTAGGTGTGTTTTACCTGACTTGGAGAAAGCCACTTGCAGCTAAGTGTGAAGGCTGGAGGTTCAGTGGATGGGTATCCTGGAGGCAGCTCAAAGTTCAGTATGACAGGGGGTAGGAAAGAGACGATTCCCTCAAAGCTTCCCATGTATTCATTAGATGCACAGTCACCTTGGGTAAgcacaaaaatatttgaaaatttttgCCTATAATGAGATATCTGAGCTCATTAAGTGCACATGGTCCAGAGCAGGGGAAAAGCAAAATAAGAGCAAATGTGATAAGAGTTGAggaacaacacaaacatgaaaatgttcctgggagtgccaaataagggctgtgattggctatttggtagtccctatgtggactggcagttacaggagactctgtttggcagtacacctggattttaaACGAATCACTGGTAGGGATTACTGGTCTAGAGAAACCTTCAGCATGTTAGAGCACAGAAGTAGTTATCTGAATATTTAACTCACCTTTTATTGTCACACTAAAGTTTGGAGGAAGATCTAAACAAACACATATTTCCCCTCCTGACGCAGTCTCTGATCTCTTGAATTCATCTTCAGAGTAGATACTAGCGAGTGCTAGCAGTTCATCCTCCTGCGCTTCCTTGTCTTCTCTTGACATTGGTTGTTTATGCAAATCGCTGATACATTAAGCACAATATTAGTTTCCATCATAATTTACCTAAAGTTTCGTGCCATTCTGATGGTATAAAAGCAAACTCACACAGATGAATAtgtctcttattaaaaaaaaattgctgggaTGATTAATAAGCAGAACATGATGCACTATAAGCACCttgttttacttaaatataattttactttgGAGGGAGCACTTTAAAACACAGAAGAAGAATCTGtacatagactttctatggtttcTAGATACACACTGATTTGTGTTGCAACACCCTGGTGACTGCattgaatattaaatatattgtgctAGGTtctgttaggttttttttccatagcctgtggcgctgatctatGATTTTATCTTGATCTTTGACAATGTGGAAGACTTCTTTACAAATACACTGAAGGGTATGTATCAgtgtataacaaaaaaaatccaacttgGATAAGCAGAACAAGTGCTAATTCAGCCAGTAAATGTTACAGTCAAAATTTCCAATCAGCAATCCCCAGACCAGATCTTTCTGGTCTGGGGAttgctgactgggagatcggcaatctccgtcaatttcggcgcatgctcagttgtcaaaaactggcaaattgctccaactgcgctgacataccgatctcccagtcagcttacagaggacccggaagatggatgttgtgaagtccgctgccacaatctgcgacgaggggtaagtataaagtatggggcatttccccgggggggggggtctacgtggggtgtacagggtttttttctacaggtttaaagcaaacaaaccagttgtaccagtgcaggaaaacaatacattatatgtTACTTTAAACAATCTATTTTTTGGGtggaagggcagagacacactctcagattcggggagattagtcgcctggtgacaaatctcttcatcGGTgcatctaatctccccaaactgccttaccgccggtgatttacattagTTCGTCAGACAACTTTGGGCGTCTTCAGAAAACGAAATGCAaggattgccatcccgccagcgatttacattctagccgacaggaggcagttcggggagattggtttcccccgatgaagaggagatttgtctctgggcgactaatctcccgaatctgagcgtgtgtctctgcccttaccgtTCCTTTAAGCAAACTGAGCTCTGTCTTCTCACTGCTAAAATTCTCAGAAACCGAAATTAAACAAAATCGACAGTTTAATCACAGGAATCTCTATGTAACTTCCCCCTTCATTAAATAGTATTAAATAGATTCCTGCCAAATTTTCCTTTCCCCAATTGATCAGAAAATGCATTGGGCTTATTCTGAAGTTTCACCTTTGTTAGAAACAGTTCAAGTGTGGCTGGGGACGGGGCCTGAGGGAGAATCATGAACACAAATGGCAATTTCATTTCCCAGAGGTGGTATGGTGGTGTTACTTAATACTCACAGAGGTAAATGGAACAATCAAATTGCTTGTCAGGCGTAGGCCGGGGGTTGTGAAAATACTCGTCACTAGTTTGTTCCCGGATTTCTGTAGGTTTCTGTAGTGGTACAGCAAGGCAGCCGGCAGATGAGATCACACTCACTGGAACAGAATGAATATTTCTTTTTCCCCAAATCCTAAATGCCAATCTAACTTCCTGCTTTTACATGCCCCTCCCCTGTCTGATGACTCATATGACATCACCAACTGGAATGCCGTCCAGATCCAAACAGCTGAACCTGAGAGAAagctctctcacacacacacagagacacacacaccgTATCTGAGAGAAACCCTTAACTTCATGTACCAGGACTTGACACTGATCCTCAAGGCTGTGCACAAACCCCCCACCCTCCTCAGACCTCAAACTATtacaacacaaacaaaacactTTTCCCCATATGTAAGTTTGcccagtaaccagtagcaaccaatacgatgtctgcttttaaacaggtgaccagtaaatactacctgctgattggttgctataggttactgcacctgggcaaacttagtgggggttatttatgaactagggatgcaccgaatccactattttggattcggccgaaccccggaatcctttgtgaaagattcggtcgaataccaacccgaatccgaatttacatatgcaaattaggggtgggaaggggaaaacattttttacttccttgttttgtgacaaaaagtcacacaatttccctaccaccctaatttgcacatgcaaattaggattcggatttggttcagccaggcagaaggattcggccgaatcctgctgaaaaaggctgaattcccaaccgaatcctggatttggtgcatccctattataaatactgtgcaattttgcacctgggcagtaacccatggcaaccaatcagatgactgctttcagtgttcaacctgcagctggctgaaaaacgctaatcgctgattggttgctatgggttactgcccaggtgcaaatttgcccagtgtttataaataagccccagtgtcttttattacataacccccttaatttattacatatttgCCTATATGTCAGCGACTGTTTGTTTTTTGGCATGTGACAGTGGGACCTAAtgtatttattgtgctgtgtagAGCAAATACAgcacacatcaccaggcatcgCTTTAAAAAACGGTGTACTTATCGGTGTATTGGTTTTTATTCATCACTTACCTCTGTATATAAATCCAGTGTAAAGAACAGTAGCCCCTTGAAAATGCCTTGTGTAGTTCatccatcatgttttttttccacgctggaactagggttgccaccttttcggccggtgggggcgggaacaaaaaggggcgggcatCGATGTAAAAGGGGACGGGGTCTCACACAGTGACGCAAAAGGGGGCGATggacagaaacctgaaaaaaGTACTGAgagaattgggggcgggccaaggtctttttcttaagggtattacaaattactggcaactacattgccggtaaatatgtaataccggccccggccttggcaggtgttttaccagcttgGTCGTTAAAATACCatccgggtggcaaccctagccggaACTAACTTTCtgcttgaatttttcccattgacattaatggatTATGGCAGGTCTGCAGTGGTGTAAAATAACGGCGTCAAATAAAAAActcaccttgataaatttgccatttgttttacacagctttttacactggttTTCTGGTGTTTTGCACATTATGATATATAGGCTTTTCCACCGTATGTAtttagtgtatgtatatatattttgcacgGTATGTGTTTTACACTatagtacagtacaggtatgggatccgttatccggaaaaaagctcagaattatggaaaggttgtctcctatagactccattataatcaaataatccaatttttaaaaaagtatttcctttttctttgtaataccgTAATCccaatttaagatggccatacacgggccaataaaagctgccctccaacgggcttccacGATCTATATCTGCccgaaaattggccagatgtcgatcggacaggactaataatcccgttggatcgcagacccttcgttgatgcggtcccacaatcTGACTGACCATTTACCCAtcgttatgatccaatcgttgggccctagggcccacgatcggatcagcccgatatcgcccacctcaaggtgggcatatcaggtggagaaccactcatttggcgacatcaccaaacgagcggatctcttagtgtatggccaccttaagatataattaatctttattaatattatttatttgttattttattttttaaaaaattaccatgcccattatcatgttcattttacaaaatttgacaggttatgaaagtttgaacacatttctgatgtatttatgtgttattacagttttgctaatgaaggcgaattgccctttaagctgcaagtcacagtttcaccAACaaaattgcttatcttaaattgttacaaaagtaactaagtgcacctgccacgtattttgggctctctgccaaaagccaattaagttttggaaactttgtatctttttctagctgttcattgcaggagatcaaagagaaagtcgggacatttcaataacaatccaggactcaaaatgttgggaggtatgcctgacAGGATACTGCAGCAGCATGCCATCACTTTTTCAGGCTGCAGCTCACAGTTAAAGAATAGAGGCTGAAGTTACTGGGCTACTTTTCTTTTACAGATTCAGTTAGACGAGAGGACTAGCTCATCCCTTAGAACTGACAGTGGCCACGATCTATGTCCCTGGAAGTgaggctgagagaggaacagttgCACGGTTTGGTTGCTGCGAGTTATTCATACACAGTG
Coding sequences:
- the rnf14.5.S gene encoding uncharacterized protein LOC100037145 (The RefSeq protein has 5 substitutions compared to this genomic sequence), producing the protein MSREDKEAQEDELLALASIYSEDEFKRSETASGGEICVCLDLPPNFSVTIKGDCASNEYMGSFEGIVSFLPPVILNFELPPGYPSTEPPAFTLSCKWLSPSQLASLCQRLDDLWEEYAGGVVLFAWMQFFKEETLDYLKINSPYEIPVCEFGSHSTNNNNGETYDTCCATGSAQAEIWDKRAIQDVESVSALIECILDFNEAQLKKCFDSKSYMCNICFSEKLGSECTHFKDCQHIYCNVCLKDYYTVQIRDGQVQALNCPEPKCSSVATPAQVKLLVGVKLFSRYDRLLLQSSLDLMADVLYCPRPSCQTAVVLEPGGTMGICSNCHYAFCTLCKMAYHAVAYCNVTPVKLILVRDEYLEADEAGKKLLEKRYGKNVIIKAIEMKSSEWLNTNTKQCPSCRASVQKVDGCNKMCCARCKQNFCWLCFSVLSKEDPYQHFHNPSSGCYNQL